One window of Candidatus Manganitrophaceae bacterium genomic DNA carries:
- a CDS encoding sigma-54-dependent Fis family transcriptional regulator has protein sequence MAEQILLVDDEPAILSTLSGILSDEGYDVHVAGNGVDALQQVKTTSPEVVLLDIWMPNPDGLVTLKKIKASSPEVIVVMMSGHGSIETAVKAIKLGAYDYIEKPLSLEKVILMVKHALTERRLQQENKTLKMMVEKRYEMIGESPPILDLIQQIKMAGPSQGRVLISGENGTGKELVARMIHAESPRKARPFLEINCAAIPSNLIESELFGYEKGAFTGAERQKKGQFELAHEGTLFLDEIGDMSLPTQSKVLRVLQDQVFYRVGGGERIKVNVRVIAASNKDLSEEIKEETFREDLYYRLNVIPLHVPPLRQRAEDIPRLIAHFMKELSQEQGLKPKRIEAEVYDLMKQYGWPGNVRELRNITERLMIMVPSQVITQDDLPDFIQYGEGDQSQILQSTSTPASSLKEARSLFEKKHILEKLGENNWNVIKTAEALKIERTYLYRKMKFLGIEAPEEK, from the coding sequence TTGGCTGAACAGATTTTACTCGTAGATGATGAACCGGCGATCCTCTCCACGCTATCGGGTATCCTGAGCGATGAGGGATATGATGTTCATGTTGCAGGGAATGGGGTCGATGCGCTTCAACAGGTGAAAACCACTTCCCCCGAAGTTGTCTTGCTTGATATCTGGATGCCGAACCCGGACGGGCTTGTCACCCTAAAGAAGATAAAAGCTTCCTCTCCAGAGGTCATTGTTGTCATGATGTCAGGCCATGGTTCAATCGAAACGGCCGTGAAAGCGATCAAGCTGGGGGCTTATGACTATATCGAAAAACCTCTCTCTTTGGAAAAAGTAATCCTGATGGTGAAGCATGCCCTGACCGAACGTAGGCTGCAACAGGAAAACAAGACACTGAAAATGATGGTGGAAAAAAGATATGAAATGATTGGTGAGAGTCCGCCCATCCTTGATTTGATTCAACAGATCAAAATGGCCGGTCCCTCCCAGGGCCGGGTATTGATCTCAGGGGAGAACGGAACGGGGAAAGAGTTGGTCGCCAGGATGATCCATGCGGAAAGTCCGAGGAAAGCAAGGCCATTTCTCGAGATCAATTGTGCCGCGATTCCAAGCAACCTTATTGAAAGTGAACTTTTTGGATATGAGAAGGGTGCCTTCACCGGGGCGGAACGTCAGAAAAAGGGACAGTTTGAACTGGCTCACGAGGGAACACTCTTTCTTGATGAAATCGGGGACATGTCTCTTCCGACCCAATCAAAGGTTCTTCGGGTATTACAGGATCAGGTTTTTTATCGGGTCGGTGGGGGGGAACGGATCAAGGTCAATGTCCGAGTCATCGCAGCGTCGAACAAAGACCTCTCGGAAGAGATCAAGGAGGAAACCTTCCGTGAAGATCTGTATTACCGTTTAAATGTGATCCCTTTACATGTCCCTCCTCTCAGGCAACGTGCAGAGGATATCCCGCGCCTTATTGCTCACTTTATGAAAGAGCTCTCTCAGGAGCAAGGCCTCAAGCCCAAAAGAATAGAAGCAGAAGTTTATGATTTAATGAAGCAATATGGGTGGCCGGGCAATGTGAGAGAACTCAGAAACATTACTGAGAGACTAATGATCATGGTCCCGTCCCAAGTGATTACACAGGACGATCTTCCTGACTTTATCCAATACGGGGAGGGGGATCAATCTCAGATCCTACAATCGACATCGACGCCTGCCTCTTCGCTGAAAGAAGCCCGTAGTCTTTTCGAAAAGAAACATATTCTGGAAAAGCTTGGGGAAAATAACTGGAATGTCATTAAAACAGCGGAAGCGCTGAAGATTGAGCGGACCTATCTCTACCGGAAAATGAAGTTTCTCGGGATAGAGGCACCCGAGGAAAAATAA
- a CDS encoding copper-translocating P-type ATPase, with product MTVDQHKGIRLDLPISGMTCAGCASRIEKSLQASEQVLSSSVNFATEKATVYLKESGAPTEIIQVVQHIGYDIKTEKTTIPIEGMSCASCVAKIEGTLKSQTGIFLASVNLASEKATIEYLPTLINIKAIKDVIRKLGYQAPDSGKILPEGAVQKDKSRSASSRKVFGSLILTLAISVVMHADFFRLDFLFPAHSKMNLMVQFFLATPVQFWAGRQFYKGAWAAARHWTSDMNTLIAVGTSAAYAYSFMATFFPNLFVGEGVNPVVYYDTSAAIVTLILIGRLLETRARGKASEAIRKLMGVQAKTASILQSNGEVKEVPLSDVQVGNQIVVRPGEKIPVDGEIIQGYSSVDESMITGESLPVEKKGGDSVIGGTLNQTGRFAFKATQVGSEMVLSQIIRLVEEAQGSKPPIAKLADKIASFFVPTVMGIAFLSFIVWFLVGPAPQLTHALIASVAVLIVACPCALGLATPTSVMVGISRGAESGVLIRSGEALQMAQKVDMVVFDKTGTLTHGKPSVTDVISRKEDRNKLLFYAGSAEQGSEHPLAQSILTAAKDEKIDLVEPEDFEAIPGKGIQAVIQGKVVLLGTARWFEEKEISMKTFQKAGVRLLEEGKTPMFVVIGNECFGIIAVSDTVKEGANGVIAALHRIGLKTLLLTGDQKKTAEVIAQAVGIDQVIAEVLPNEKAQKIKELQKKGHRVAMVGDGINDAPALAQANIGMAIGTGTDVAMAAADITLVGGDLRGIVTALRLSKETMKNIRQNLFFAFIYNIILIPVAAGVLYPLSGILLSPILAAAAMGLSSVSVVTNALRLRWFRTV from the coding sequence TACTGAAAAAGCAACCGTATATCTGAAGGAGTCCGGGGCCCCAACAGAGATTATCCAAGTGGTTCAACATATCGGCTATGACATCAAGACAGAAAAGACGACAATCCCGATTGAGGGAATGTCCTGCGCTTCCTGCGTCGCAAAAATTGAAGGAACCTTGAAAAGCCAGACCGGGATCTTTCTGGCCTCGGTTAACCTGGCCTCTGAAAAGGCAACGATTGAATATTTGCCGACCCTGATAAATATTAAAGCGATAAAAGATGTCATCCGAAAGCTTGGATATCAAGCGCCCGATTCAGGAAAAATCCTCCCGGAAGGTGCTGTCCAGAAAGATAAATCTCGTTCGGCTTCCAGCCGAAAAGTTTTCGGTTCACTTATTCTGACGCTTGCCATTTCAGTTGTGATGCATGCCGACTTCTTTAGATTGGATTTTCTGTTCCCGGCTCATTCAAAAATGAACCTCATGGTACAATTTTTCTTAGCCACACCGGTTCAATTCTGGGCTGGAAGGCAATTTTATAAGGGCGCATGGGCTGCGGCAAGGCATTGGACATCAGATATGAACACCCTGATCGCTGTGGGAACTTCTGCCGCCTATGCATACAGTTTTATGGCCACTTTTTTCCCGAACCTCTTTGTTGGGGAAGGGGTGAACCCCGTGGTCTATTACGATACCTCTGCCGCCATCGTGACCCTTATTTTGATAGGAAGATTACTGGAAACGCGCGCCCGGGGGAAGGCCTCTGAGGCGATACGAAAATTAATGGGTGTTCAGGCAAAAACAGCCTCTATCTTGCAAAGCAATGGCGAAGTGAAGGAAGTCCCCTTGTCCGATGTTCAGGTGGGGAACCAGATTGTTGTCCGTCCCGGAGAAAAGATTCCGGTCGATGGAGAAATCATTCAGGGATACTCCTCGGTAGATGAATCCATGATTACAGGGGAGAGTCTTCCGGTCGAAAAAAAGGGCGGAGACTCCGTTATCGGCGGAACATTGAACCAGACCGGCCGATTTGCTTTCAAGGCGACGCAAGTAGGTTCAGAGATGGTCCTTTCTCAAATTATCCGCCTTGTTGAAGAAGCGCAAGGAAGCAAACCGCCCATTGCCAAACTGGCCGACAAGATCGCTTCTTTCTTTGTCCCGACAGTAATGGGGATTGCATTCTTGTCTTTTATCGTCTGGTTTCTTGTGGGCCCCGCTCCACAGTTGACCCACGCCCTCATTGCCTCCGTCGCCGTCTTGATCGTCGCATGCCCCTGTGCGCTGGGTCTGGCCACGCCGACATCTGTCATGGTTGGAATCAGCCGCGGGGCTGAATCCGGAGTTTTAATCCGAAGCGGCGAGGCGCTGCAGATGGCTCAGAAGGTGGATATGGTGGTGTTTGATAAGACAGGGACCCTCACCCATGGAAAACCTTCCGTCACCGACGTCATCAGCAGAAAAGAAGATCGGAACAAACTTCTCTTTTATGCCGGCAGCGCCGAACAGGGTTCAGAACATCCTTTGGCCCAGTCGATATTAACGGCGGCTAAAGACGAAAAAATTGACCTCGTCGAGCCGGAAGACTTTGAAGCCATTCCCGGAAAAGGAATCCAGGCGGTGATTCAGGGGAAAGTGGTCCTGCTCGGAACCGCCCGATGGTTTGAGGAAAAAGAAATCTCCATGAAGACATTTCAAAAGGCCGGCGTTCGCCTTTTGGAAGAAGGGAAAACACCGATGTTTGTAGTTATCGGGAATGAATGTTTTGGGATTATCGCAGTCTCTGATACCGTAAAAGAAGGTGCAAACGGGGTCATTGCGGCCTTGCATCGAATTGGCTTAAAGACCCTGCTTCTCACTGGGGATCAAAAGAAAACAGCGGAGGTTATTGCTCAGGCAGTTGGGATTGACCAGGTCATCGCAGAGGTGCTTCCAAATGAGAAGGCCCAAAAAATAAAAGAACTTCAAAAGAAGGGGCATCGTGTCGCCATGGTGGGAGACGGAATAAACGATGCGCCCGCGCTGGCCCAGGCGAACATCGGCATGGCCATCGGAACCGGAACTGATGTTGCCATGGCGGCTGCAGACATTACGCTTGTCGGAGGTGATCTTCGGGGGATTGTCACCGCACTTCGACTTTCAAAAGAGACAATGAAGAATATCCGGCAGAACCTTTTCTTTGCTTTTATCTACAACATCATTCTCATCCCCGTCGCGGCGGGTGTCCTCTATCCTCTGTCGGGCATCCTCCTTTCCCCCATCCTGGCTGCCGCAGCCATGGGACTCTCTTCTGTAAGTGTCGTAACAAATGCCCTTCGGCTCCGGTGGTTTCGCACGGTATAG